CAGTTCTTGTGTTAATTGTGGCAACACCTAGTCCTATTTTTGCTTGTAAATCTAACTTTTTTAAAAGTTTCTTTTTTAGAATAAAACCTAATTCAAAAGCATACAAATGCATGGTTTTGGGAGTTGTAAATTCAGTTCTTTTATCTTGGTAATTTTCTTCGGAAGGCAATACAAATTGCTCGTTTATTAACTGATGTTTTAAAGTCTGAATTTGAGGTTGAACACTTATTTCAAAATTTAATTTTTTCCAACTTCCTAAATCGTAAAAGAGTTGTGCTTTAAAAGTTTCTGTAGTATAAGAATAATCTTTATCATCAAATAAAAAATTATTGTCTTGTGCTTTGTTGTAAAGAAATCCAACTTTAGTTGGATGCCAAATTCCTACTTTTTTTTCCTGACTAAATACAGAAAAAACAATAAAAAACAATAAAATAAAAAAGTGTTTTTTCATCTAAGACAAAGAAAACATTTTGGCTACTTTCTCTGCCTTTCTACTCTCTGAATAATCATAAAAACCTTCGCCAGATTTTATACCTAATTTACCTGCCATAACCATGTTTACTAATAATGGGCAAGGTGCATATTTAGGGTTTTTAAAGCCATCGTATAGCACATTCATAATAGACAAACAAACATCTAAACCAATAAAATCTGCCAACTGTAAAGGGCCCATTGGGTGTGCCATTCCTAACTTCATTACCGTATCAATTTCTTCTACACCAGCAACCTTATTATACAAAGTTTCTATAGATTCGTTAATCATTGGCATTAAAATTCTATTTGCCACAAAACCAGGATAATCATTTACTTCTACCGGAATTTTACCTACTTTTTTAGAAAGTTCAGCAATGGTTTCCATCACTTCATCAGACGTGTTGTAACCTCTAATAATTTCTACCAATTTCATAATTGGTACAGGGTTCATAAAATGCATTCCAATTACCTTATCGGGTCTGTTGGTTGCGGCAGCAATTTGCGTAATAGAAATAGACGAAGTGTTGGTTGCTAAAATGGTGTTAGTGGCACAAACATCATCTAATTCTTTAAAAATTTTGGATTTTAAAACAGCGTTTTCAGTAGCTGCTTCTACCACTAAATCGGCATTTTCAACTCCTTCTTTAATAGTAGTAAAAGTGCTAATATTTTGTAAAGTTTGCGTTTTGTCTGCTTCAGAAATTTTTTCTTTAGCCACCATTCGGTCTAAATTCTTAGCAATGGTTGCCATTCCTTTTTCTAAAGAAGCTTCAGAAATATCAATTAAACTCACTTTATAATTAAATTGTGCAAATGTATGAGCAATTCCATTTCCCATGGTTCCGGCTCCAATAACAGCAATGTTTTTCATCATAAAAATTATTTAAAAAGTTGTTTTTTTTTGGCGTTTAAACAGGCTTTCGCTACTCGCTTTTTTAAATTTTTTATATAAAAATTTAAAAAGAGCTCAAACAGACCGCTCTATCCTTAACGCAATTACTTGCAAGCCTCAATATTTAAAAGATAAATTTAGAGTGTTTACAAGCTTGTTGTTATCATACTTTGTTGTTTTTATTTAAAAACAATCAATAATCATCTGAGCAACTTTTAAAGCTTCTGTTCCTTGTCTTAAACTTACAATCGGAGACGTGTTATTATTAATAGCATCTGCAAAAGTTTCTAATTCATCTAAAATAGCATTGTTGTTTGCTACTTCCGGATTTTCAAAATAAATTTGTTTTTTAACGCCTTCAGCATTTTGTAAAACCATTGCAAATTCATCAGGATTTTCAGGTACATCTTTCATTCTAACCACCTCAGATTCTTTACTTAAAAAGTTAACAGAAATATAGGCATCCTTCTGAAAAAAACGAGATTTACGCATGTTTTTCATAGAAATTCTACTTGCAGTTAAATTGGCAACACAACCGTTTTCAAACTCAATTCTTGCGTTGGCAATATCTGGTGTGTCAGAAATAACTGAAACTCCACTTGCATGTACATTTTTTACGGTAGATTTTACTACAGAAAGAATAATATCAATATCATGAATCATTAAATCTAATACAACAGGCACATCGGTTCCTCTTGGGTTAAATTCTGCCAATCTATGGCATTCTATAAACATTGGGTTTTCAATCTTATCTTTTACAGCGGTAAATGCTGGATTAAAACGCTCTACATGACCAACTTGTCCTAAAACATGAAATTGACTCGCCAACGTTTTTATAGCTTCTGCCTCTAAAACTGTTTTTGTAATTGGTTTTTCTACAAAAATATGACGTCCTTTTTCTATCGCTAATTTAGCACAATCAAAATGTGATAAAGTAGGAGTTACAATATCTACAACTTCTACAGCATCTATTAACGATTCTATAGAATCAAAAGAAGTATAGCCAAATTCTTCGGTTACATTTTTTGCGTTTTCTTTAGAAGGGTCATAAAAACCTACTAAGTTATATTTATCTGATTGTTGTAATAATCGTAAATGAATTTTTCCTAAGTGTCCAGCACCTAATACTCCAACTTTAAGCATAAGATAGTTTTATTGTCTTCTCGAGCGCAGTCGAGAGGTATATATGAGTGGTCGACTGCGCTCGAACCGATATTTAATATTTTAAGGCAAAATAAAAAGCCAAAAACAAAGATACAATTTTATGCCTATTTATATGGATTAATTACTATTTTTAGACTCCAGAAATTTATAAAAATTGAGAGACACTTCTAAACACCAAGGACTTAGAAACCAACTTGCTAACGTATTAAAAGCAAAAGGTATTATTGATGAAAATGTATTAAACGCAGTGCGTGCAATTCCACGCCATCTATTTATTGATAGTAGTTTTGAGTCTCATGCTTATCAAGACAAAGCTTTTCCTATAGCGGCAGATCAAACTATTTCTATGCCTTACACGGTTGCTTTTCAATCTCAAACGTTAGAGTTAAAACCTGGTGATAAAGTATTAGAAATTGGTACAGGTTCTGGGTATCAGACCGCTGTCTTGTTAGAACTAAAGGCTGAAGTGTATTCTATAGAAAGACAAAGAGAGTTGTATAGAAAAACCTCTCGTTTTTTACCTAAATTAGGTTACAATCCTAAAAGATTTATTTTTGGAGATGGTTATATCGGTTTAAAAGAACAAGCTCCTTTCGATAAAATTATAGTAACTGCAGGTGCGCCTTATGTACCAAAACCATTATTATCTCAATTAAAAATAGGAGGTAGGTTGTTAATTCCTGTTGGAGATAAAACACAAATAATGACTTTGTTTATTCGTAATTCTGCTACAGCCTTTGAAAAACACGAATTAGGTGATTTTGCTTTTGTACCCATGCTAGAAGAGAAAAATTAATCAGCTGTTTTTACATTACCTATAGAACCCTTTTTAGTAGGTGTCAGCTCAAATATAAAGTTAGGATGTAAATCTTTAACAGGTCTGTGAGATACAAATAAAATGGTAGTATCACTTTCTGCTACAATTTTATTAATTAAACTAACAATAATTGAGGTTCCTTGGTTGTCTAAATTAATAAGCGGTTCGTCTAAAATTAACAAAGGCGGATGTTTTATCATAGACCTTGCAATTAAAACCAATCTTTGTTCTGCTGTTGTTAAGTTATTAAATGGGGTGTTTTTTTTACTTTCTAAGTTTAATAATTGTAACCACTCATTAGCTACCTTAATTTGTAAGGTAGACGGCGTTTCGTATAAGCCAACACTATCAAAAAAACCAGATAACACCATGTGAGCTACCGTAATTCTTCTTTTAAATAACTCTAATATTGCCGGACTAAAGTAGCCTATTTTTTCTTTTATTTCCCAAACACTTTCACCAGATCCTTTTTTCTTACCAAATAAATAGACTTCTTGCCTAAATGCTTTTACGTTATTTCCGTAAATCATGGATAAAATAGTGGTTTTACCAGAACCATTTGGACCTATTAAATGCCAAAATTCGTTTTTATGGATAGTCCAATTGATGTTATTTAAAATAGAACGATCATCATAAGAAACATTTACATCTTGTAATGATATTAACTGTTCTGGTATGTCTTTGTAAAAAGTGATTGGTTTTGGTACCTCTCCTTTAAAACTAAAATCAATTTCTTTAAATTGATAGGTATCTAAAGGGATGCTTTCTGTAATTTTGTCGTTTTCGATTTCTAAAACGTGTGTAATTATCGGTAAAATTTCATCTTTTCGATTGAAAATTTGAATAAAAATAATATCCGAAGATAGCGTGATTAGGTGTGTTTTTAAATTAGAAACTGCTTGAGTATCTAAACTTTCAAAAGGACTGTCTAATATTAAAAAATCGGGTTTTTGTTGAAGTAAGTAATTGAGTAAAGCTTTTTTTTGTTCTCCACTAGATAAGGTTCTAATGCTTCTGTTTTCTTTAGTTGTTAAGGTTTGTACATTGTGTTTGGCTTCTTTTTCTATAAAGCTATCTAAAACAGTGTTAGAAAATAAAAGGCCTTTTTTATCTTGTAAATAAGGTAAAAAATCTAGGCCTTTTAAGATGTTTTCTACTAATTTACTGTTAGCAGAAAGTTGTGTATTTTCAATTGTAAAATGGATTTGCTCCATGTTTTTTTAATTTATTTAGCTTTTTTATAGAAAGCTATTTTTCTAAATAAAATAATATCAATACCACCAAGTACTTTTACTGGGTTTTATATTTATGCGAATTGTAAAGAACTATTCAACTACACGGTACCAGTTTTGGGTACGATAAAAAAAGGCAATATAACCTCTCACGTTTAATTTGTTAGCGTTGTCTTCTTCTAACCAAATTTTACAGTCGTATTCTTTTCCTTTTTGAGGGTCTAAAATTGTACCTCCTTTATATTCATCACCTTTCTTTTTTAAGCCTTCAATAATGGTCATGCCTAAGATAAGTTTATCTTTTTTAGCTCCTTCACATTTATCACAAACAGCATCTTGTCGGTCTTTGTTAAATACTTTTACAACTTTACCATAAACTTTACCGTTTTCTTCATAAAGGTTCACGATCGATTTCGTTTCACCAGTTTCATCATCAACTGTTTTCCAATTCCCTAAAATTGATTGTGCATTTACTGTTACTGCAAGCATTAATACTACTAAAGTAAAAATTGATTTTTTCATTTGTTTAAATTGTATTTATGTTCTGTTATTCAATAATTGTTCCAAAAAAGGTTAATCATATTTTGCACTAAAGTTGTTTTCCCATTTTCCTTGTACTCTTAAAATTTGTTCTATAACATCTCTAACACATCCTTCTCCACCTTTTTTGTAAGAAATATATTTAGAAACTCCTTGTATTTCTGGAGCAGCATCATTTGGGCAACAAGGCATTCCTACCAATTCCATAACAGGGTAATCTGGAATGTCATCTCCCATATACAACACATTTTCTGGTTGTAAATTGTATTTCTCTACTAACTCGTTGTATTGTTTAATTTTATCGTGAGCACCTAAATAAATATCTTTAATTCCTAAATTAGCTAAACGAGTTCTTACGCCTTCGTTTTTTCCTCCAGAAATTATACAGACATTTAAGCCTTTATCTACGGCAGTTTTTAATGCATAACCATCTTTAATATTCATGTGTCTTACCAATTCTCCGTCAGGCATAATGGTAACCATTCCGTTGGTAAGTACTCCATCTACATCAAAAATTAAGGTGTTTATTTTGGGTAATAATTGCTTGTAACTAATTTCCATATTTATATTTTGTAAAACTTCTAGACTATTTTAGAAGTATTTTATTTGTTTAAAAAAAATTAATCAATTGAATTTTGAATTGATTTTGTAATAATTTTATATATTTTTTGTTGCTCTTTATTTAACAAATCTAAATGATTTTTAATTGTTTTACTGTCTTTTCTAACTGCAGGTCCGGTTTGTGCTTTTTCTGGCGATAAAGATGCAATTTTACTAGCAGTTTCATTAATTAAGGGGTGTAAAATTTCGAAAGGAACATGGTGCTCTGTGCAAATATCATTTCCAATTTTATAAAAGTGATTGGTAAAGTTATTTACAAATACTGCGGCAACATGCAATGCTTTTCTTTGTTCAGAATTTATTTCGTATCTTTTTTTTCCAATAGACTTTGCAACTTTATCAAGTAATTTTTGGTCTTTTTTATTGGTAGCTTCTAAACAAAAAGGAATCTCGTTAAAATTAACTTCTTTTCCTTTAGAAAAAGTTTGTAGCATGTAAAAAACACCTTTTCTAGTTTGGTTTTTTAATTCGTTAATAGAGCATCCACCGGAGGTGTGTACCACAAATTTGTTGTTTATTTTTGATGAAACTTCTGCAATAGCATCATCAGAAACGGCAATAATTGTAAGGTCTGCTTTTGGGATGTTTTTTAATTCTCTAGAACTAATTTGCGTAACTGCAATAGCATCAGTCTTTAAGAAAGCAGTGTGTAAATGTGTAGCAACATTTCCTTTTCCAACAAGTAGTACA
The nucleotide sequence above comes from Polaribacter butkevichii. Encoded proteins:
- a CDS encoding 3-hydroxybutyryl-CoA dehydrogenase; the encoded protein is MKNIAVIGAGTMGNGIAHTFAQFNYKVSLIDISEASLEKGMATIAKNLDRMVAKEKISEADKTQTLQNISTFTTIKEGVENADLVVEAATENAVLKSKIFKELDDVCATNTILATNTSSISITQIAAATNRPDKVIGMHFMNPVPIMKLVEIIRGYNTSDEVMETIAELSKKVGKIPVEVNDYPGFVANRILMPMINESIETLYNKVAGVEEIDTVMKLGMAHPMGPLQLADFIGLDVCLSIMNVLYDGFKNPKYAPCPLLVNMVMAGKLGIKSGEGFYDYSESRKAEKVAKMFSLS
- a CDS encoding KdsC family phosphatase — protein: MEISYKQLLPKINTLIFDVDGVLTNGMVTIMPDGELVRHMNIKDGYALKTAVDKGLNVCIISGGKNEGVRTRLANLGIKDIYLGAHDKIKQYNELVEKYNLQPENVLYMGDDIPDYPVMELVGMPCCPNDAAPEIQGVSKYISYKKGGEGCVRDVIEQILRVQGKWENNFSAKYD
- a CDS encoding DUF2147 domain-containing protein, with product MKKSIFTLVVLMLAVTVNAQSILGNWKTVDDETGETKSIVNLYEENGKVYGKVVKVFNKDRQDAVCDKCEGAKKDKLILGMTIIEGLKKKGDEYKGGTILDPQKGKEYDCKIWLEEDNANKLNVRGYIAFFYRTQNWYRVVE
- a CDS encoding protein-L-isoaspartate(D-aspartate) O-methyltransferase, with protein sequence MRDTSKHQGLRNQLANVLKAKGIIDENVLNAVRAIPRHLFIDSSFESHAYQDKAFPIAADQTISMPYTVAFQSQTLELKPGDKVLEIGTGSGYQTAVLLELKAEVYSIERQRELYRKTSRFLPKLGYNPKRFIFGDGYIGLKEQAPFDKIIVTAGAPYVPKPLLSQLKIGGRLLIPVGDKTQIMTLFIRNSATAFEKHELGDFAFVPMLEEKN
- a CDS encoding acyloxyacyl hydrolase — its product is MKKHFFILLFFIVFSVFSQEKKVGIWHPTKVGFLYNKAQDNNFLFDDKDYSYTTETFKAQLFYDLGSWKKLNFEISVQPQIQTLKHQLINEQFVLPSEENYQDKRTEFTTPKTMHLYAFELGFILKKKLLKKLDLQAKIGLGVATINTRTERLAKGFTFIENGSLGFSYKTTNTTFLYIGTNIGHVSNFDTQDPNNGYNILGYEIGFSYLLK
- a CDS encoding ATP-binding cassette domain-containing protein; the encoded protein is MEQIHFTIENTQLSANSKLVENILKGLDFLPYLQDKKGLLFSNTVLDSFIEKEAKHNVQTLTTKENRSIRTLSSGEQKKALLNYLLQQKPDFLILDSPFESLDTQAVSNLKTHLITLSSDIIFIQIFNRKDEILPIITHVLEIENDKITESIPLDTYQFKEIDFSFKGEVPKPITFYKDIPEQLISLQDVNVSYDDRSILNNINWTIHKNEFWHLIGPNGSGKTTILSMIYGNNVKAFRQEVYLFGKKKGSGESVWEIKEKIGYFSPAILELFKRRITVAHMVLSGFFDSVGLYETPSTLQIKVANEWLQLLNLESKKNTPFNNLTTAEQRLVLIARSMIKHPPLLILDEPLINLDNQGTSIIVSLINKIVAESDTTILFVSHRPVKDLHPNFIFELTPTKKGSIGNVKTAD
- a CDS encoding Gfo/Idh/MocA family protein yields the protein MLKVGVLGAGHLGKIHLRLLQQSDKYNLVGFYDPSKENAKNVTEEFGYTSFDSIESLIDAVEVVDIVTPTLSHFDCAKLAIEKGRHIFVEKPITKTVLEAEAIKTLASQFHVLGQVGHVERFNPAFTAVKDKIENPMFIECHRLAEFNPRGTDVPVVLDLMIHDIDIILSVVKSTVKNVHASGVSVISDTPDIANARIEFENGCVANLTASRISMKNMRKSRFFQKDAYISVNFLSKESEVVRMKDVPENPDEFAMVLQNAEGVKKQIYFENPEVANNNAILDELETFADAINNNTSPIVSLRQGTEALKVAQMIIDCF
- a CDS encoding Rossmann-like and DUF2520 domain-containing protein, with the protein product MISVLLVGKGNVATHLHTAFLKTDAIAVTQISSRELKNIPKADLTIIAVSDDAIAEVSSKINNKFVVHTSGGCSINELKNQTRKGVFYMLQTFSKGKEVNFNEIPFCLEATNKKDQKLLDKVAKSIGKKRYEINSEQRKALHVAAVFVNNFTNHFYKIGNDICTEHHVPFEILHPLINETASKIASLSPEKAQTGPAVRKDSKTIKNHLDLLNKEQQKIYKIITKSIQNSID